The Gadus chalcogrammus isolate NIFS_2021 chromosome 10, NIFS_Gcha_1.0, whole genome shotgun sequence genome contains a region encoding:
- the spon2a gene encoding spondin-2a → MSPERLGGGWLWRLIMAVLLRVSLGHAAPPSPTDGTDCRARGPASYILVFTGLWSPQTFPKQYPMFRPPAQWSKLIAVTHNSRFQLWREGAAAGGGVQSFAELGLTVEVVKEAKEARKRRAVGAMYRTAGIPNGISHSSTELLMQPRTPLLSLMVKVIPSPDWFVGVDSFSLCEGGQWKQEVTLDLQPFDAGTDSGFTFSSPNYPTVPVENVTRITSQMPHHPANSFFYPRLKELPPIATVKAIRQDRSSARQVPMSNHILPNSIRPQRFSETPLDCEVALWSSWGLCLGSCSRGGVRHRSRYILLRPANAGTPCPELEEQAECTHHNCLRRQ, encoded by the exons ATGTCGCCGGAGCGTCTGGGCGGTGGTTGGCTGTGGAGGCTGATCATGGCCGTGCTGCTGAGGGTCTCTCTGGGCCAcgccgccccccccagccccaccgaCGGGACGGACTGCAGAGCCAGGGGTCCGGCCTCCTACATCCTGGTGTTCACGGGTCTCTGGAGCCCCCAGACCTTCCCCAAGCAGTACCCCATGTTCCGCCCGCCCGCCCAGTGGTCCAAACTCATAG CCGTGACCCACAACAGCCGGTTCCAGCTGTGGCGGGAGGGCGCGGCGGCCGGCGGTGGCGTGCAGAGCTTCGCTGAGCTGGGGCtgacggtggaggtggtgaaggaggccAAGGAGGCCCGGAAGAGGCGCGCGGTGGGGGCCATGTACCGGACGGCCGGCATCCCCAACGGCATCAGCCACAGCTCCACGGAGCTGCTGATGCAGCCCCGTACCCCGCTG CTCTCGCTGATGGTGAAGGTGATTCCAAGCCCTGATTGGTTCGTCGGCGTGGACAGCTTCAGCCTCTGCGAAGGCGGCCAgtggaaacaggaagtgacccttgacctccagCCGTTTGACGCCGGGACCGACAGCGgcttcaccttctcctcccccaACTACCCGACCGTCCCGGTGGAGAACGTCACGCGG atcACCTCCCAGATGCCCCACCACCCCGCCAACTCCTTCTTCTACCCGCGGCTCAAGGAGCTCCCGCCCATTGCCACCGTCAAGGCCATCCGCCAGGACCGCTCGTCGGCGCGACAGGTCCCCATGTCCAATCACATCCTGCCCAACTCCATCCGCCCCCAGAGGTTCTCAG agacgcCGCTGGACTGCGAGGTGGCGCTCTGGTCTTCCTGGGGGCTCTGTCTGGGCTCCTGCTCCCGCGGGGGGGTCCGCCACCGCAGCCGCTACATCCTGCTGCGGCCCGCCAACGCGGGCACGCCCTGCcccgagctggaggagcaggccgAGTGCACGCACCACAACTGCCTGAGGCGGCAGTAG